The DNA region GCACTAAACAAGTCCAACGAGTTCCTTCTTTGACAGAAAAAAAAGAACCGCCTGTCAGAGCCTGTCAGTTGGATGCTTCAACAGCTTGGCAAGCGAAAAATCAATTCCGAACGGCAGATATGGTTAACAATCAGCGAGTTGCTTTGCGCTCTCATGGAGCCAAAGCCAATCCGGAGCACGGTTCATGCACCGCTGCTTGACACGGAAAAACACACTCCGTGGCAGCCCGACGTCACGGTAAAACCGGCCGTTGCAGGCGCCGTAACGACACCACCGCCCCGGCCGAGAGAGAGCTTTCGCGATCACGGTCACGGATCACTACGCGCTGCAGCGGCGAGCTTTAACGCCGGAGGGCGGAGCACGAACCTGAACGAGCAAATACTAAACACGAAGAAGGCGCCGGTCTTTTTGCCCGCTGGTGCTGCCACTAAGCCCAAGATTTAAGCCGGGCGAAGTGCGCAGTTAATCCCGCGCGCCAATCATACGCTCCACCACCCCCGCACCGGCCGGCGGGGGCGCCCAATTAATCACCGCAcctccgccggcggcgagcccggCAACGGCTGACGATCGCGGGAGAAACGGATCAGGCCGCCCGCGGCCAATCCGGCAGCGGATCGGGGGCGGGCGTCTCGTTTCCTTTTCGCCCGCTTCCTCGTCATGGGCCTCATGCGCGGCTCGCTTTGCCTTTGCTCTGCTTTGATCGACCTGAGCTGCCTGCCCCCACGCATGATTCAGGAGAGTGATCTGATCGAGCCGGTAAAGGAGGGGCCGGGACGGGGACTTCGCCTGCGCGAGTTGGTTTCCCGCTTTTAACCCCCGGGAACCTGAacggctctctctctctctctctcatgagCGAACCAAAAGGAAACCAGAAGGCCAAGGAAAGGAAACCGGAAGGCCAAGGGCGTAGCTTTCCTTCTCCATCTTCGCTGCCGCCTATATATACTTGCTACATGCGTATGCAGTGTCCCTGGCTCAATCATATTCCCGGCTGCCGACGAGAACTCGACTCGAGAGGGTGCAACTGCAACCAGCCACTATACTAGCTAGAGGTGTGTAGTGGATACGGAGTGGAAGACGCGCGATCGCCGCCATGAGGGACGAGGAGGACGAAGCGGTGGTGATCCGGGAGTACGACCCCAAGACGGACCGCGACGGCACGGACGCCGTCGACCGGGAGTGCGAGGTCGGCCCGGGCGGCGGGATGTCGCTGCACGCCGACCTGCTCGGCGACCCCGTCGCCCGCatccgccgctcgccgcgctaCCTCATGCTGGTACGTACGTACTCCACCGCACGCGACGCATGCTGTGTATGCGTGTACGTGTATACTGTATAGGTACGCGGCAATGCGTTCGCATGCAATGATTGGCTCGGCTAGCGGCTTAATTGCACAGTTGGATGTAGCTATTAGCGGGCGAGCCGGTGATTGTTTGGGACTTGAATTTTCGCTGCTGGTGGTGGgttgcttttttttttcccgGTGCGATGATTGTTTGCTTGATCTCGACATGCAGGTAGCTGAGACGTCCGGGCCGGGCGGCCGGATCGTAGGCCTCATCCGCGGCACCGTCAAGTCCGTCGCCACCGGCGAGAGCCGCCCCGGGGCGCCCGCCTTCGCCAACGTCGGCTACATTCTCGGCCTCCGCGTCGCGCCTTCCCACAGGTGAAGTTGTCACTACAGTGCTCTGTCCTCTCGCTCTGCTTTATGTTGGCGACACCTGCCGACATTGTTGCTCGAGCTCGATCGATCGATGGATCAATGTGCTTTCTTCGCGTGCAGGCGGATGGGCATTGCGCTGCTGCTGGTGCGGCAGCTGGAGCGGTGGTTCGAGCTCATGGGCACCGAGTACGCGTACATGGCCACCGACAGGTCCAACGAGGCGTCGCTGCGGCTCTTCACGGCCCGCTGCGGCTACTCCAAGTTCCGGACGCCGTCGCTCCTCGTGCACCCCGTGCATTCGCACCGCCTccgggcgccgcgccgcgccacggTGGTCCGCCTCGGCGCCCGCGACGCCGAGCGGCTCTACCGCAGCCGGTTCGCGCACGTGGAGTTCTTTCCCGCCGACATCGGCGCGGTCCTGGGCAACGCGCTCTCCCAGGGCACGTTCCTGGCGGTCGTCGATGGGGCCGGCTACGAGTGGCGCGGCGTCGACCGCTTCctgtcctcgccgccggcgtcgtgGGCGGTGGCGAGCGCGTGGGACTGCGGCGGCGTGTTCCGCCTCGAGGTCCGGGGCGCCTCGCGCCTgcgccgcggcgccgcggcggcaaCCCGCGCGCTGGACCGCCTCGCCAAGTGGCTGCGCGTCCCGTCCGTGCCGGACTTCTTCCGCCCCTTCGCGGGGTGGTTCGTGTACGGCCTCGGCGGCGACGGCCGCGAcgccgcggtggcggcggaggccCTGTTCGCGTCGATCGTCAACATggcgcgcggcgccgccgccgccgtggccgtgGAGGTGGCGGCCCTGGACCCGCTCCGCAGCCGCATCCCGCACTGGCGCCGCCTGTCCTGCGCCGAGGACCTCTGGTGCATGAAGCGGCTCGGCGGCCACGCGGACGGATGGGATTGGGCCAGGTCGGCCCCTGCCCGCTCCATCTTCGTGGACCCCCGGGAGGTCTGAGGGTGACCCGGCGTCGTCCGCTTGCAAGCAGAGCTTCCTGCTCTGTTTTTTTGCCACTGGACTTCAGTTTTGATCTCTTTTTTGTTCCTTCAAATTTTGCCACCTCTTGTCCATAGTCTTAGTTTTGGACGGCCAGATTTCGTCCGATGACCACCTTTTTGTAGAATCAGGAAGTACGGCAATGGAATGCATCAAGCAGATAGTACATGTCTCTTCTTGTCCTTCTCCACCCTGTCTTCTCTTCATCTTTGCGCCACGACCAAGTGTGCGGTGGCGAGGAGATCGTTCCCACCCAGCCACGAGTATCATCGAGGCATCATCCGGCGAATGCCACTGCAACCACCGCCGGAATATATGTTCCTGGCTGCCGTCCGCGTCCATTGTCGCCCCCATGCCTTTCGAGCCGTCGCTGCCGCGATGGTGCCGCTGTGGCTGGTGAATGAGTGAATCAATGCGTGATGCAGTGGCTGATGGCGCTCGAGCCGACACTAGCCTCCATCGTCGTCCTCCGCACGTTTGACCGGCCACTGGCAACTGGCCATGGCTGTCCAGCCCTACTGTACTTTGTTTGTGCAGTGGTATGGTACTGGTAGTCTGGTACATGTGCTCCGTAGCCTCGGCCCCTCGGCGTAGGCTCTGACGTTGCCCGGAAAAACCGAGGGGTTGTCGCGGCGCCGCGTAACGGCAGTGTGGGccgaccggcggcggcggcgctgcgcggTGAAGTGGTCTGGCTGTTTTGAAGCGCCTGCAGAGCAATGATTGGCGATCGGACCTGTCGCCGCCGTGCATCGGTTCTTCCATGTGGCCATTGCCTATCTGCATTGCATTTTCACTTATCCCTGCAACCGTGTGGTTGCAGACTTGCAGTTCCAGACTTCCAGTCACTCGTCACTCCACTCCACGGCGCGGCGTTTTCCACTCTTCAGGCGCAGGACGCATGCGACGGCGATGCAGGCAGGCAACTAGGCGCCCATGGCCCCATGGGTGTACGCATATCGCGGTCCTGTCACGGGGATCCGCGGTCGATCGTGTAGTGCCGTACGCTCCAGGCAACGGGAATCAATTGGCGAGAAACGATCAGTCGCCACCCGGAAAGTGCTCTCCGCTCAACGATACTATCCGTGGCGTGATGGCCGGGGCAGCACACGGACACGGTCACGGAAGCTGGGTGACAACCGTTAAAAGCTCGCCCGGGGTCATCACGGACTGACGCCCGACCCTGCCGGTCCGAGCCGTTTCGTCTCTGCAGCCTGCAGGACACGGGCACACACTCGGACACCACGACACGGTCAGAGTCAGACAGTGAGACAAAAGCAGCGATCCAGACGCAGCTACGCGCGACACATGTgccatctcctcctcctcctacttGTAGTGTTCATGTGACCGACCGATCAGTCGCCCGCACGCACGAGCTACTCACCCCCTAGTCTGTAGTCTCCTTTTTATACAGGCGCTTCCAGCTGGTTCTCCATGGCACGGTAGAAAAAGTGGCAGACGCATACGCGATTAGGAAAGGCATGTGCCTCTGAAAACCCGCGCGCTTATAGAAACCCCTCTGACGCCTTTGCAATCTACTACTGCTCCGCTGAGCTACCCGCCGGCCGGCGAGCTGGCCGACCTCGTGGTCGGTTTCCGGCCGGTTCTGTCCCGGGTCCGTCTCCCTCCGAAACGTAGACCGCATCAATAACCCAAGGATCCACCAGCGGATAAGGATTTCTGTAGATCGGATAGAGCGCTCCTGATTTGGAGATCGAAGTGGGTAGATGCGGCCACATTTAGAAGCACTCTGGAGTACGGAGTAGAAGGCTAGAGAAGTTGGCCTCCTTTTACTTCCGTTTTTCTTTCGTCTCCATGTGTTGTCGACCAGAACAGTTGGTGAACAttcacgccgccgccggtggttGTGCGCCGCGTCGCCGTCGATGGGTGCACGCTCCTGTTATCTTGTCTCGAGGATGAGGATGACCGTGTGGGTTTCTAGCTAGTGATGAGCAACATTTCGTGCAGCACTTTTAATTTGCTGACGGATCAGTGCAGCTTACGTACCTCGAGCGATCAACGTTTGATGTGATTGTAAGCTTGGTGATTTGCAGGGAAGATGAGGATAGGAAAGCCATTGCCGGTTATTGCCTGTGGTCTTCAAATTAGACTGAGAGAAGTTAA from Panicum hallii strain FIL2 chromosome 9, PHallii_v3.1, whole genome shotgun sequence includes:
- the LOC112876087 gene encoding probable N-acetyltransferase HLS1, whose translation is MRDEEDEAVVIREYDPKTDRDGTDAVDRECEVGPGGGMSLHADLLGDPVARIRRSPRYLMLVAETSGPGGRIVGLIRGTVKSVATGESRPGAPAFANVGYILGLRVAPSHRRMGIALLLVRQLERWFELMGTEYAYMATDRSNEASLRLFTARCGYSKFRTPSLLVHPVHSHRLRAPRRATVVRLGARDAERLYRSRFAHVEFFPADIGAVLGNALSQGTFLAVVDGAGYEWRGVDRFLSSPPASWAVASAWDCGGVFRLEVRGASRLRRGAAAATRALDRLAKWLRVPSVPDFFRPFAGWFVYGLGGDGRDAAVAAEALFASIVNMARGAAAAVAVEVAALDPLRSRIPHWRRLSCAEDLWCMKRLGGHADGWDWARSAPARSIFVDPREV